From a single Okeanomitos corallinicola TIOX110 genomic region:
- the pstA gene encoding phosphate ABC transporter permease PstA: protein MTSLFPQNSLTRSPTSPRTLFNTVMTVLAFICGALALVPLLAVLSYVLFKGFSSLSLNVFTQLPPAPFSQGGGFGNAILGTLLMVGIGAVFSIPTGVLAAIYLTEFSDGRIARGVRFATNVLSGVPSIIAGVFAYGIVVLTLTKLNLGSYSALGGGFALAILMLPIIVRTTDEALQLVSQDLRQAALGLGATNFQTVIQVVLPAALPAIVTGSTLAIARASGETAPLIFTALFSSFWPNGLLKPTASLAVLVYNFAISPFPSWQSLAWAASLILVLMVLITSIIARWATRQKA, encoded by the coding sequence ATGACTTCTCTTTTTCCCCAAAACAGTCTCACCCGTTCCCCGACTTCCCCCCGTACTTTGTTTAACACAGTCATGACCGTCTTGGCCTTTATCTGTGGAGCATTGGCGCTAGTTCCTCTCTTGGCTGTACTGTCTTATGTATTATTTAAAGGCTTTAGCAGTCTCAGTCTCAATGTATTTACCCAACTACCCCCAGCACCTTTCAGCCAGGGGGGAGGTTTTGGTAATGCCATTTTAGGTACATTGCTCATGGTGGGTATTGGGGCAGTTTTCAGTATTCCTACTGGTGTTTTAGCTGCCATATATTTAACTGAATTTAGTGATGGTAGAATTGCTAGAGGAGTACGCTTTGCTACTAATGTATTAAGTGGAGTTCCCTCAATTATTGCCGGGGTTTTTGCTTATGGGATTGTAGTTTTAACCTTAACTAAGCTGAATTTAGGTTCTTACTCAGCATTGGGTGGTGGGTTCGCCTTGGCAATCCTGATGTTACCAATTATTGTCCGCACTACAGATGAAGCCTTGCAGCTAGTATCCCAGGATTTACGACAGGCTGCTTTGGGTTTAGGAGCTACTAATTTTCAAACAGTAATCCAAGTAGTTTTACCGGCTGCTTTACCTGCCATTGTTACTGGTTCGACATTGGCGATCGCTAGAGCATCAGGAGAAACCGCACCATTAATTTTTACGGCTTTGTTTTCCTCCTTTTGGCCGAATGGTTTACTCAAACCGACGGCTTCTTTGGCTGTATTAGTATATAACTTCGCTATTTCACCATTCCCAAGTTGGCAATCTCTAGCTTGGGCAGCTTCTCTGATTTTAGTGCTAATGGTTCTAATTACCAGCATTATCGCTCGTTGGGCAACCAGGCAAAAAGCTTAA
- the pstC gene encoding phosphate ABC transporter permease subunit PstC — protein MTTNYYNLSPETKKRSDLDKSLDRGFIWLTKIFALAIAAILLWIAFQVGTSALPAIQQFGLDFLIKSDWNPVNDNYGVLPAIYGTIVSSLIGLLIAVPIGVGTAILLSENFLPSQVRLVLVFLVELLAAIPSVVYGVWGIFVLIPILTDLGKWLHNSLGWIPLFNSPPTGPGMLPAGVILAIMTLPIITAISRDALISLPPSLRQAALGLGATRWETIFKVLIPAAFSGIVSAVMLALGRAMGETMAVTMLIGNSNNIKISLLAPSNTISSLLANQFSEASGLQVSALMYAALVLFLLTLLVNILAEFIVMRVQRL, from the coding sequence ATGACTACAAATTATTACAATCTGTCGCCAGAAACCAAGAAACGCTCTGATCTTGACAAATCTCTGGATCGTGGTTTTATTTGGTTGACAAAGATTTTTGCTCTAGCGATCGCAGCTATTTTATTATGGATAGCCTTTCAAGTTGGGACGAGTGCTTTACCTGCTATTCAACAATTTGGTTTAGATTTTTTAATCAAAAGCGATTGGAATCCAGTTAATGATAACTATGGTGTCTTACCAGCAATTTATGGAACTATAGTTAGTTCCTTGATTGGATTATTAATAGCTGTACCCATTGGTGTTGGTACGGCTATTTTATTAAGTGAGAATTTTCTGCCCTCACAGGTGCGTTTAGTATTAGTTTTCCTAGTAGAATTACTGGCTGCTATTCCCAGCGTTGTTTATGGAGTGTGGGGAATTTTTGTTTTAATTCCCATCCTCACTGATTTGGGTAAATGGTTGCATAATTCTCTGGGTTGGATACCGTTGTTTAACTCTCCTCCAACTGGGCCAGGAATGTTACCAGCAGGGGTGATTTTGGCAATTATGACTTTGCCAATCATTACTGCCATATCCCGTGATGCTTTAATTTCCCTGCCTCCCAGTCTACGCCAAGCTGCGTTAGGACTAGGTGCAACTCGTTGGGAAACAATTTTTAAGGTGCTGATTCCTGCGGCTTTTTCTGGTATTGTCAGCGCAGTTATGTTAGCACTTGGTCGCGCAATGGGTGAAACCATGGCTGTTACCATGTTAATCGGTAATTCTAACAATATCAAGATTTCTTTGTTAGCACCATCTAATACTATTTCTTCCCTACTAGCTAACCAATTTTCAGAAGCTAGTGGTTTACAGGTTTCTGCTTTGATGTATGCAGCTTTAGTTCTGTTTTTATTAACTCTGTTAGTAAATATTTTGGCAGAGTTTATTGTGATGCGAGTGCAGCGACTTTAG
- the pstB gene encoding phosphate ABC transporter ATP-binding protein PstB: MVTKTDTINSTEMVLRTENLNIFYGNFLAVQNIWMDIAKNQVTAFIGPSGCGKSTLLRCYNRLNDLIDSFRAEGKVYFYDKNLYAPDIDPVEVRRRIGMVFQRPNPFPKSIRDNIAFGAKINGYRGNIDELVETSLRQAALWDEVKDKLNQSGLSLSGGQQQRLCIARAVAVQPEVILMDEPCSALDPISTLRVEELIHELKEKYTIVIVTHNMQQAARVSDQTAFFNVKTSEKGGRTGYLVEYAPTELIFNDPQQEDTKAYISGRFG, encoded by the coding sequence ATGGTCACTAAAACTGATACGATTAATAGCACTGAGATGGTTTTACGGACAGAAAACCTGAATATTTTTTACGGTAACTTCCTCGCTGTCCAAAATATTTGGATGGATATTGCCAAAAATCAAGTTACTGCTTTTATTGGGCCTTCTGGTTGTGGTAAAAGTACATTGCTACGTTGTTACAATCGCCTGAATGATTTGATTGACTCCTTTCGTGCAGAAGGCAAGGTCTATTTTTACGATAAAAATTTGTATGCTCCAGATATTGACCCTGTAGAAGTACGCCGTCGAATCGGTATGGTATTCCAAAGACCAAACCCTTTCCCTAAATCTATTCGAGATAATATCGCCTTTGGAGCTAAGATTAATGGCTATCGCGGCAATATTGATGAATTAGTAGAAACAAGTTTACGACAAGCAGCTTTATGGGATGAAGTCAAAGATAAACTCAACCAAAGTGGTCTTTCTTTGTCTGGTGGACAACAACAAAGATTATGTATTGCTAGGGCAGTAGCTGTGCAACCAGAAGTTATTTTGATGGATGAACCTTGTTCTGCCCTTGATCCTATTTCTACTTTGCGGGTTGAAGAACTCATTCACGAACTGAAAGAAAAGTACACTATTGTGATTGTTACCCACAATATGCAGCAAGCAGCGCGGGTTTCTGATCAAACTGCTTTCTTTAACGTCAAAACTTCAGAAAAAGGTGGTCGTACAGGCTACCTAGTAGAATATGCTCCCACAGAGTTAATTTTCAATGATCCTCAACAAGAGGATACAAAGGCTTACATCAGTGGTAGATTTGGTTAA
- a CDS encoding glycoside hydrolase 100 family protein, which yields MQLNDLNAAENTENIDKEAWECLENSILYYQGRPVGTLAAYDPSVEALNYDQCFIRDFVSSALIFLVKGRTNIVKNFLEETLKLQPKKRALDAYKPGKGLIPASFKVVNINGEEHLEADFGEHAIARVTPVDSCLWWLILLRAYVVSTNDYSLAKQPDFQIGIRLIMEICLANRFDMYPTLLVPDGACMIDRRMGIYGHPLEIQVLFFGALRAARELLICKGNEDIVEAMDNRLPLLCGHLRQHYWIDISRLNAIYRFKSEEYGKAAVNLFNIYVDSLPYYELDKWLPRKGGYLAGNVGPSQLDTRFFALGNLMAIISDLSTEEQSQAIMTLIEERWDDLVGDMPMKICFPALENEEYRVVTGCDPKNIPWSYHNAGSWPVLMWMLAAAAVKTNRIGMARKALEIAKSRLSEDEWPEYYDGKKGRLIGKQARKYQTWTITGYLLAKEIINKPDLLPLVSFNEFPTESVSRACEFEVGGLESYMSL from the coding sequence ATGCAATTAAATGACTTAAACGCAGCAGAAAATACCGAAAATATAGACAAAGAAGCTTGGGAGTGCCTAGAAAACTCAATTCTCTACTATCAGGGTCGTCCAGTAGGGACTTTAGCAGCTTATGATCCATCCGTAGAAGCTCTCAATTATGATCAATGTTTCATCCGAGATTTTGTTTCTTCGGCGTTGATTTTTTTGGTTAAAGGAAGAACAAATATTGTTAAAAATTTCCTGGAAGAAACCTTAAAGTTACAACCGAAAAAAAGAGCATTAGACGCATACAAACCAGGTAAAGGGTTGATACCTGCCAGTTTTAAAGTTGTTAATATTAACGGAGAAGAACATTTAGAAGCTGACTTTGGGGAACACGCGATCGCTAGAGTAACACCAGTTGATTCTTGTTTGTGGTGGTTGATTTTATTACGTGCTTATGTCGTTTCCACCAATGATTACAGTTTAGCAAAACAACCAGATTTCCAAATTGGTATTCGCTTAATTATGGAAATTTGTTTGGCGAATCGTTTTGATATGTACCCCACTTTGTTAGTTCCTGATGGAGCGTGCATGATAGACAGACGGATGGGTATTTATGGTCATCCTTTAGAAATTCAAGTCCTCTTTTTTGGGGCTTTGCGTGCGGCTCGTGAGCTATTAATATGTAAGGGGAATGAAGATATTGTCGAAGCAATGGATAATCGCTTGCCGTTATTATGCGGTCATCTTCGTCAACATTATTGGATAGATATTTCCCGGTTGAATGCAATTTATCGCTTCAAAAGTGAAGAATATGGTAAAGCAGCGGTGAATCTATTTAATATTTATGTAGATTCTTTACCTTATTATGAATTAGATAAATGGCTACCCAGAAAAGGTGGTTATTTAGCTGGTAATGTTGGACCCTCCCAATTAGACACTCGCTTCTTTGCTTTGGGCAATTTAATGGCGATAATTTCTGATCTTTCCACAGAAGAACAATCCCAAGCAATTATGACTTTGATTGAAGAAAGATGGGATGATTTAGTAGGAGATATGCCGATGAAAATCTGTTTTCCAGCTTTGGAAAATGAAGAATATCGAGTTGTCACAGGATGCGATCCTAAAAATATTCCTTGGTCATATCATAATGCTGGTAGTTGGCCTGTTTTGATGTGGATGTTAGCAGCGGCCGCAGTAAAAACAAATAGAATAGGTATGGCGAGAAAAGCACTAGAAATTGCTAAATCACGACTAAGTGAAGATGAATGGCCAGAATATTACGACGGCAAAAAAGGTAGACTCATTGGTAAACAAGCTCGGAAATATCAAACTTGGACAATTACAGGTTATTTATTAGCTAAAGAAATAATAAATAAGCCTGATTTACTACCATTAGTTAGCTTTAATGAATTTCCTACGGAGTCAGTTTCTAGAGCTTGTGAATTTGAAGTAGGTGGACTAGAATCCTATATGTCTTTATAA
- the pstS gene encoding phosphate ABC transporter substrate-binding protein PstS, translated as MLLGQNPVKNNRLKTSVAAIALTLGLAACGGNSSPDNTATNNAGNTQNTTASSPGKTLDLGGDVSLTGAGASFPAPLYQTWFIELNKKYPNLKVNYQSVGSGAGVEQFTQGTVDFGASDVAMKDEEIAKIPAEKGVLLLPVTAGSIVMAYNLPDVAELKLPRAVYTDILLGKIKTWNDQAIAAANPGVNLPSTPITVVHRADGSGTTGVFTKHLSAISPEWKEKVGEGKSVNWPAGVGGKGNEGVTAQIQQTQGAIGYVEYGYAKQSNLKTAALENKSGNFITANEESASKTLEAVTLPENLRAFISDPEGADSYPVVTYTWILAYKKYDDAAKAKAVEATIEYALTDGQKLAAELGYVPLPANVVQKVATVADAISPDYKIAVSGTTSASK; from the coding sequence ATGCTATTAGGTCAAAATCCTGTTAAAAATAACCGTTTGAAAACTTCAGTTGCAGCAATAGCACTGACTTTGGGTTTGGCAGCTTGTGGAGGAAATTCCAGCCCTGATAACACTGCTACTAATAATGCAGGTAATACTCAAAATACTACAGCTTCTAGTCCTGGGAAAACCTTGGATTTAGGTGGAGATGTGAGTTTAACTGGTGCTGGTGCATCTTTCCCCGCTCCACTTTATCAAACATGGTTTATTGAGTTGAACAAAAAGTATCCCAATCTGAAAGTTAATTATCAGTCTGTGGGTAGTGGTGCTGGAGTAGAACAGTTCACCCAAGGCACTGTAGACTTTGGTGCTAGTGATGTGGCCATGAAAGATGAGGAAATTGCCAAAATACCAGCAGAAAAAGGTGTACTTTTATTACCTGTGACAGCAGGTAGTATTGTGATGGCTTATAACTTGCCTGATGTGGCTGAATTGAAATTACCAAGAGCAGTATATACGGATATTTTGCTTGGCAAAATCAAGACATGGAATGACCAAGCGATCGCAGCGGCAAATCCTGGTGTTAACTTACCCAGTACACCTATCACTGTAGTTCATCGTGCTGATGGTAGTGGTACTACAGGGGTATTTACAAAACACCTCAGCGCCATCAGTCCCGAATGGAAAGAGAAAGTCGGTGAAGGTAAGAGTGTAAATTGGCCAGCGGGAGTTGGTGGTAAGGGTAATGAAGGTGTAACTGCCCAAATCCAACAAACTCAAGGTGCAATCGGTTACGTAGAATATGGTTACGCTAAACAAAGTAACTTAAAAACTGCTGCTTTAGAAAACAAAAGTGGTAATTTTATCACTGCTAACGAAGAGTCTGCATCCAAAACTTTAGAAGCAGTAACTTTACCAGAAAATCTCCGCGCATTTATTTCTGATCCAGAAGGTGCAGATTCTTATCCCGTTGTCACCTATACTTGGATTCTGGCCTACAAAAAATATGATGATGCTGCTAAAGCTAAAGCCGTAGAGGCAACTATCGAGTATGCTTTAACCGATGGACAAAAGCTGGCTGCTGAGTTAGGTTATGTTCCTTTACCTGCAAATGTAGTCCAAAAAGTAGCTACCGTAGCAGATGCAATCAGCCCTGATTACAAAATTGCTGTAAGTGGAACTACCAGTGCCAGTAAGTAA
- a CDS encoding glycoside hydrolase 100 family protein encodes MQKQKISNFDQLETEAWELIEKSITYYKGNPIGTIVVCDQTQAVLNFGHCFIRDFVPSALLFLIKGKYDIVRNFLEKTLKLQPKKNLFSAYQPSRGLIPASFKVESINGEESVEPDFGEQAIARVTSVDSCLWWIIILQAYVKATKDINFAMQPKFQEGIALIMELCLATRFDMNPTLLVPDGACMIYRRLGIYGYPLEIQSLFYGALRAARKLLICAGDEEIVQAIDKRLPLLRDHIRHHYWIDMKRLNVIYRFKSEEYGHTAENQFNIYADSIPYADLSVWLPKHGGYLAGNIGPSQLDTRFFSLGNLMAVVYSLTNEKQSQAIMNLIEEQWDDLVGKMPMKICFPALEKDEYKIFTGCDPKNLPWSYHNGGSWPVLLWSLAAAAQKTGRNDLSQRALELAQARLHQDEWPEYYDGSSGSLIGKESRRYTTWTITGFLLAKELMQNPEHLELISFEELDIENDPKFCDL; translated from the coding sequence ATGCAGAAGCAAAAAATATCAAACTTTGATCAATTAGAAACTGAAGCTTGGGAACTAATAGAAAAATCAATTACCTACTATAAGGGTAATCCCATAGGAACTATTGTTGTTTGTGATCAAACCCAGGCAGTATTAAATTTTGGTCATTGTTTTATTCGGGATTTTGTGCCGTCTGCACTACTTTTTTTAATTAAAGGAAAATATGATATTGTTCGGAACTTTTTAGAAAAAACGTTAAAATTACAACCTAAAAAAAATCTATTTAGTGCTTACCAACCTAGTCGGGGTTTAATTCCTGCTAGTTTTAAAGTTGAATCTATAAATGGTGAAGAATCAGTAGAACCAGACTTTGGAGAACAAGCAATAGCTAGAGTCACATCTGTAGATTCTTGTTTATGGTGGATAATCATTTTACAAGCCTATGTCAAAGCTACAAAAGATATAAATTTTGCCATGCAACCCAAATTTCAAGAGGGTATTGCCTTAATAATGGAACTTTGTTTGGCGACGCGGTTTGATATGAACCCAACTCTCTTAGTTCCTGATGGTGCTTGTATGATTTACCGTCGTTTGGGTATTTATGGCTATCCTTTAGAAATTCAATCTTTATTTTATGGTGCTTTACGTGCTGCACGTAAATTATTAATTTGTGCTGGTGACGAAGAAATTGTGCAAGCTATTGATAAACGTTTACCTTTATTAAGAGATCATATCCGTCATCATTATTGGATTGATATGAAAAGATTGAATGTCATCTATCGCTTTAAAAGTGAAGAATATGGACATACAGCAGAAAATCAATTTAATATTTATGCAGATTCTATTCCCTACGCCGATTTATCTGTGTGGTTGCCCAAACATGGTGGTTATTTAGCTGGAAATATTGGACCTTCTCAACTAGATACTCGGTTCTTTTCTTTAGGTAATTTAATGGCTGTTGTTTATTCTCTCACTAATGAAAAACAGTCCCAAGCAATTATGAATTTAATTGAAGAACAATGGGATGATTTAGTAGGAAAAATGCCAATGAAAATTTGTTTTCCGGCTTTAGAAAAAGACGAATATAAAATCTTTACCGGTTGTGACCCGAAAAATTTACCTTGGTCATATCATAATGGTGGTAGCTGGCCTGTTTTATTATGGAGTTTAGCCGCTGCTGCTCAAAAAACCGGGAGAAATGATCTTAGTCAACGTGCTTTAGAATTAGCTCAAGCGAGGTTACATCAGGATGAATGGCCAGAGTATTATGATGGTTCTAGTGGTTCTTTAATTGGTAAAGAATCACGGAGATATACAACTTGGACAATTACAGGATTTTTATTAGCCAAGGAATTAATGCAAAATCCTGAACATTTAGAATTAATTAGTTTTGAAGAATTGGATATTGAAAATGATCCAAAATTTTGTGATTTATAG
- a CDS encoding biotin transporter BioY: protein MFAASNQLLWSMIGLLLTMGGTFLEVYGTTIPWSWSQQGIKTFSLGVSYQIGAVLLVGCLGGRNAAALSQIAYLVMGLTLLPVFAEGGGMGYVKLSQFGYLLGFIPGAWICGYFAFKARPRLETLAFSCLCGLLTVHICGIAYLIISYLVPWRTAENISLIQAILKYSWFSLPGQIVVVCAVTIVAYVLRHLMFY from the coding sequence ATGTTTGCTGCTTCCAATCAATTATTATGGTCCATGATTGGCTTACTCCTAACAATGGGTGGAACGTTCCTAGAAGTCTATGGTACTACTATACCTTGGAGTTGGAGTCAGCAAGGAATTAAAACTTTTTCCTTAGGCGTTAGTTATCAAATTGGCGCGGTTTTATTGGTAGGTTGTTTAGGAGGTAGAAATGCTGCTGCGCTTTCACAGATTGCTTATTTAGTAATGGGATTAACGTTGTTACCCGTATTCGCCGAAGGTGGTGGCATGGGTTATGTTAAATTGTCCCAATTTGGCTACCTATTGGGTTTTATACCCGGAGCTTGGATTTGTGGCTATTTTGCCTTTAAAGCCAGACCTCGTTTAGAAACCCTAGCTTTTAGTTGCCTATGTGGCCTATTAACTGTCCATATCTGCGGTATTGCATACTTAATAATTAGTTATCTTGTTCCGTGGAGAACCGCAGAAAACATATCTCTGATACAAGCTATACTCAAATACTCCTGGTTTTCACTTCCAGGGCAAATAGTTGTAGTTTGCGCCGTGACTATAGTAGCTTATGTACTACGACATCTAATGTTTTATTAG
- a CDS encoding transglycosylase domain-containing protein, with translation MNSPQPPQKPKTLLGQLTQAVNTIQARVDFSKLALKPNAKVPELWVQDAGADKAEIYPLLGDRYILGRSSKSADIVVRNPVVSQIHLSLSRDSSQRTPTFKIKDENSTNGIYLGKRRVTSLELRHGDVFTLGPPELAASVRLQYIDPPPWYIKGLTYGMYGIAGVSSLLALAIGIEWMKFSVSPLPTATSAPVVIYARDGSTPLREPRNIAHVDLKTLSEFGPYLASAVVASEDSRYYWHFGVDPLGVLRAVLINTRTGDVQQGASTVTQQLARSLFRNYVGSQDSLGRKVREAIVSLKLETFYSKDEILLTYLNRVFLGANNSGFEDAAKYYFDKSAKELTLSEAATLVGILPAPNAFDFCGDGPRKLGAADYRNRVIKRMLEMGKISPEEANRARRSTVQVSPKVCERQAQTIAPYFYNYVFQELESILGEGAAREGNYIIETQLDPTIQAQAEASLQNTVSNAGSTFRFDQGGLVTLDSRTGSILAMVGGTDYRKSQFNRAVQAQRQPGSTFKIFAYTAAIEQGISPFRSYSCAPLTWQGFTYKPCRSGSGGSLDMTTGLALSENPIALRVAQQVRLSKVVDMAQRLGVKSSLDPVPGLVLGQSVVNVLEMTGAFGAINNRGVWNPPHAISRILDSSDCEDRNDLQTCRVIYSYELDRNSNKRVISPEVANQMINMMQQVVTRGTGRSAAIGLGEAGKTGTTDRNVDLWFIGFIPRRQLVTGIWLGNDNNSPTSGSSAQAAQLWGNYMRKITK, from the coding sequence ATGAATTCTCCGCAACCCCCGCAAAAGCCAAAAACCTTACTTGGTCAATTGACGCAAGCAGTAAACACGATTCAAGCCAGGGTAGATTTTTCCAAACTGGCGCTCAAGCCTAATGCCAAAGTACCAGAACTCTGGGTGCAGGATGCGGGGGCGGACAAAGCGGAAATATATCCCCTATTAGGCGATCGCTACATACTGGGACGTAGTTCCAAATCCGCTGATATTGTCGTCCGTAACCCGGTAGTCAGCCAAATTCACCTGTCTTTATCACGGGATTCCAGCCAAAGAACCCCAACTTTTAAGATCAAGGATGAAAATTCTACCAATGGTATTTATTTAGGTAAACGCAGAGTCACTTCTTTAGAACTACGTCATGGCGATGTTTTCACCTTGGGTCCACCAGAACTGGCAGCTTCAGTCCGGTTACAATACATAGATCCTCCTCCTTGGTACATCAAAGGACTGACCTATGGAATGTATGGTATTGCCGGTGTCAGTAGCTTACTGGCCTTAGCCATAGGCATAGAATGGATGAAATTTTCCGTTAGCCCCCTACCTACAGCCACCAGCGCACCTGTAGTTATTTATGCCCGTGACGGTTCTACTCCCCTAAGAGAACCCCGAAATATTGCTCATGTAGACTTAAAAACTTTGTCAGAGTTTGGACCTTATCTAGCATCAGCAGTAGTAGCTTCGGAAGATAGTCGCTATTATTGGCATTTTGGAGTTGATCCTTTAGGAGTTTTACGAGCAGTATTGATAAATACCCGTACAGGTGATGTACAACAAGGTGCTAGTACAGTTACTCAACAACTTGCCCGCAGTTTGTTCCGAAATTATGTAGGTAGCCAAGATTCTTTAGGGCGGAAAGTCCGTGAAGCTATAGTTTCTCTGAAGTTAGAAACCTTCTACAGCAAAGATGAGATATTACTAACTTACTTAAATCGAGTATTCTTAGGTGCGAATAATTCCGGCTTTGAAGATGCCGCTAAATATTATTTTGACAAATCCGCCAAAGAATTAACCCTATCAGAAGCGGCAACCCTAGTAGGAATTTTACCTGCCCCCAATGCCTTTGATTTTTGTGGAGATGGACCAAGAAAACTAGGAGCCGCAGATTACCGCAACCGTGTTATTAAACGGATGCTAGAGATGGGCAAAATTAGCCCAGAAGAAGCTAACAGAGCCAGACGCTCTACCGTACAAGTAAGCCCAAAAGTATGTGAGCGCCAAGCCCAAACCATAGCCCCGTATTTTTACAACTATGTTTTTCAAGAACTAGAATCAATTTTAGGAGAAGGGGCGGCTAGAGAGGGCAACTACATCATAGAAACCCAATTAGACCCAACAATTCAAGCCCAGGCAGAAGCCTCACTACAAAATACAGTTAGTAATGCAGGTTCAACTTTTCGCTTTGATCAAGGAGGACTTGTCACCCTAGACTCCAGAACTGGCAGCATCTTAGCAATGGTAGGGGGAACTGATTACAGAAAAAGCCAATTCAATCGCGCCGTACAAGCCCAAAGACAACCGGGGTCTACGTTTAAAATTTTTGCCTACACAGCTGCCATAGAACAGGGAATATCACCATTTAGAAGTTATTCCTGCGCTCCTTTAACTTGGCAAGGCTTTACATACAAACCTTGTCGTTCTGGTAGTGGTGGTAGTTTGGATATGACTACAGGTTTAGCACTCTCAGAAAACCCCATTGCCTTGAGAGTTGCCCAACAAGTACGGTTAAGTAAGGTTGTAGATATGGCACAACGCTTAGGAGTTAAATCCTCCCTTGATCCTGTTCCAGGTTTGGTTCTTGGTCAAAGTGTTGTTAATGTTTTAGAAATGACCGGTGCTTTTGGGGCGATTAACAATCGTGGTGTATGGAATCCACCCCATGCCATTAGTAGAATTTTAGACAGCAGTGATTGTGAAGATCGTAATGATTTACAGACTTGTCGTGTAATTTACTCTTATGAGTTAGATCGCAACAGCAATAAGCGAGTTATCAGTCCTGAAGTTGCCAACCAAATGATAAATATGATGCAGCAAGTCGTTACCAGAGGTACTGGCCGTAGTGCGGCGATTGGACTAGGAGAAGCCGGGAAAACAGGCACGACTGATAGAAACGTAGATTTGTGGTTTATTGGTTTTATTCCCCGTCGTCAACTTGTAACGGGGATTTGGTTAGGTAATGACAATAATTCCCCTACATCCGGTAGCAGCGCCCAAGCCGCCCAGTTATGGGGTAATTATATGCGGAAAATTACAAAGTAA
- the lspA gene encoding signal peptidase II, with the protein MRLKNRPFWIVAVISFLLDQLTKFLVVQTFDLGQTLPLLPGIFHFTYVTNTGAAFSILSGKVEWLRWLSLGVSLGLIAIGLFGPVLNIWEELGYGLILGGALGNGIDRFALGYVVDFLDFRLINFAVFNIADSCISIGIVCLLISSWQKTPNSSQRTR; encoded by the coding sequence ATGCGTTTAAAAAATCGTCCGTTTTGGATTGTTGCTGTTATTTCTTTTTTGCTAGACCAACTAACAAAATTTTTGGTAGTGCAAACCTTTGATTTAGGGCAAACACTACCACTGTTACCAGGAATATTTCATTTTACTTATGTCACTAATACTGGTGCTGCTTTTAGTATTTTAAGTGGCAAAGTAGAGTGGTTGCGTTGGTTATCTTTAGGAGTAAGTTTAGGATTAATAGCTATAGGATTATTTGGACCAGTGTTAAATATTTGGGAAGAATTAGGTTATGGTTTAATTTTAGGTGGCGCTTTAGGTAATGGTATTGATAGATTTGCTTTAGGTTATGTGGTTGATTTTTTAGATTTTCGACTCATCAATTTTGCAGTGTTCAATATAGCAGACTCTTGTATTAGTATTGGTATTGTGTGTTTATTAATTTCATCTTGGCAAAAAACTCCAAATTCTAGTCAAAGAACACGCTGA